The genomic stretch CTGCAGATACCTTGGCTGTGCGACAGAAGCGACGGATCTATGATATCACAAATGTCCTGGAAGGCATTGGGTTGATTGAGAAGAAATCCAAGAACAGTATCCAGTGGAAGTGAGTGACAGAGAAGCTCTAAATCGTTCACAGGCCCCTTCTAGTTCCAGGGCCTGTTGGGTGGGTGCCTTTATCCTCTTCAGGCAAGCAGGGCTTCGTGAGGCTGTTGTCTGAGTGACACTGTGATTAAAATGTCCTGCTCAGAGCAAGGTTCtgtggtggtctgtgcatgcTTGTACTTCCCCCACCTGGGCTATGGCTGATGGCAGTAATGAGGAAAGCCGAAGTATGTATGGTGTGTCTCTTCTACAGCAGAGCTGTTATTTTGGTACAAACTAAGTATTTGCAGTACCTTGGGCTAGGAAAGATGCTTGTCATGGCACTGGAGATGGGGGAGAGCCCTTCCAGTCTGTGGGATAAAGGCAGATGTACCAAACGTTGCTGTGCTGGAAGGCGGGGATCTAGAGAGGGTACAGATGAGGGTTTCTAGGTGATCTGGCCTTGACATATGATGAGGGTGGCAGTAAGGGAGGTGGCAACCTCTCCAAGAGGTTGGGGCTGGTCTGGGCGCCTCCAGACGCTGATGCATGCCACTCCTTTGTGCAGAGGGGTGGGTCCTGGCTGCAACACACGTGAAATAGCTCACAAACTTATCGAGCTGAAGGCAGACATCGAGGACCTGGAGCAGCGGGaacaggagctggagcagcagaagaTGTGGGTTCAGCAGAGCATCAAAAACGTTACAGAAGACGTGCAGAACAGTCGATATCCTTTGTGTGAACTGATTACTCTGTCTCCTTGTTCGCTTGCTGGCCTGGAAAGCAGAGACCTGAGGGCCGGGTTGTTGCTGCCCTGCTCAGGGCAGAGGGGTGGTAGTCACCTGTTGTTGCTGGATGATCTGCACTGGAAGGCTCAAGGGGCAGTGCCTGGCTTTGAAATTAGGGTAAGCGTGTCCAGCCTGGGAACCAGCTTTCTCTGTGGTGCACAgctttttgaagtaaaaaacaCTGTAATGTTTACTGTGGTGAGAAAAGTGCTTCTCTCTGAGCCACAGGTGCTGCTTTCTCgagtgcagagctgctgttgtgACTTGTCTATCTTAGGGTGTCAGCTCTGATGAGCATGTAGCTTGCAGACCTTGCCTGCAGACCACTTCAGAGTGTGGCATGGAGACCCTTCTGGGAATGGCGTTTCTTGTGCTCAGGAAGGAAACCCCAGGTGCCCTTTGAGTTCTCTGTCTGttcaggaagctgcagcctttcTCCTTAACCTCAGAAACATTAGCGTATGTGACACATGAAGACATCTGCAAGTGCTTCACAGGTGAGGAAATGGTGCTCCATCGTAAAAATGTAAAGCTGCAGTCCTGTCAGTCTGTCCCAGCTGCTGtcctttcttcagaaaagaggAGGCAGTGGACCATGGGCTGCCCAACAGCATCAAGTTAAATGTAGTGCAAGCTCTGATGCCACCCTGGGTTGTAGCTTTCTTGTCACTGTCGGAGGGGGCAGGCAGTTTCTTTTAGTAGTGTTTAAAGGAACACAGCTGCTATTCCTAAGGAAGTCTTTTTTGCTGGCTGTCACTATGTGGGTGTATATGTTGTGTTAGAAGCTTTTGAGGGCTTGGGAGGCAATGTTCTactaacagaaagcaaattttattGCATGGTAGAAATCTGGGTGAAAGCAGGGAAATAGTATAAAAAGTGATCCCTCAGCTGCATCATGCTCTCTACCAACAAGAATGCAAGGAGGAAGTAATGAAGAGCAGGACAGAAGGGAATACGCTGCTTGCTGTGACCTCACTCCCTTATGTACTGTCTTCCTAAAGCTGTGAGGTGCCTGTATAAAAAGCCATAGGTTCTGTGTCTGTAGGGCAAAAGTGAAGAAAACTCACAGGagtctctgtttcttctctatTGCCAATTTTAATGATAGCTgtaggaccaaaaaaaaaaaaaaaaaatccccgaCGGCCAGCGTGCAGTacagcaccctgcagcacaTAAACTGTTCTTCTCAGCTGCAGCGGTGTGGAGTCGCAGCTCCTTTCTGCTTCACTAGACACCTGACCTCTCCTGACCCTGTGCAACCCGCATCTGCTTGCTTGCAGCAGAGATTGAAGCTAATTATCCTGACCCTCCCCAGCCATGCCTAATCTCACCCTTGTCCGACTCTCTCCTTGTCTCTTGCAAGCACTCTTCTCACCCTACACTTCATCAGCTCTtctatttttcatctttgcCTTTGTGTGCTTTCTGTGTTCACCAGGCTTCATGCTGCTTGAGTTCCTGCTGGTAACTTATGCATCACCACCCCTTTTGCTTTACTGTTTCTTCTGACTTAAGCTAACACTTTTTGGGGGCAGGGattgtgttttcagtttgaCAGTGCTTGGGGCCAGATAACTCGTAACAGTCTGGAAGAGTTTACTGGAGACCAGCAGACAGCTTATTGCCTGGTTGATTGagtgttttgcattttattgcacCTGTTTTTTGTAAACCAATTTGCATCTGAAGTCAGACTTCACCAAAATGGTCAGAGAGGATTAGATCTTACTGAGGGCAGGTCTGAATTCCTTCCAGAGCTTGATCCACGTTTTTCTATTTTCCAGTGTGTGCCCAGTTTTGCTGTATGAATAtgccttacttttttttttttttttttcccccctctctgaAGTGTCTGAGCCTTGCAGAGGTTCTTTGTTGGACCTCTTGTGTTCTTGGACTGTGGTGCAGGCTGAATTTCAGctcctggttttttttatttttttctgattgacTGCTATTGAATTTGCTTTCTCAAAGTGAGTTAGGGCTTGAAGATTTCCATGCTTGGACTCTCATCAAATATAGATTCATTATTtgggttaattaaaaaaaagtgagaatgTGTTAGCTTTTACCGACTGGGAAACATAATTTTCCCGTCTGTTGCTGTGATGCATTTTGCACTTGCAGAATCAAAAAGGAAGTGGAAACATACTGTACACTGTTTTGTAAGAGTATTTTGGACATAGCTATCAAGGGAGATAGAAATGCAGTGCCTGTATTGTTGAAGCTAACAGGTCTTAAAGCTTTGAGCTTGTGTCTTTGAGttttattatgcatttttaatgtattttaacaatatttttcttaagtgCAGATTTGTTAAAGGAATCCCATCTTATTGAGAAATCCTGTGGTATTTTAAATCCCTGTACCTTTTGCAGTTCTGACTTTTATTTGCCTGCCTGAAATTAAAGGATGTGCTCTTCTGCTGTCCATTCTCTCTCATCGCTCTGGGGATCTTCTGTGTTAATTATCAAGTGAAGCTTAATGCAGAATACCAGTGAAGTGTGAATACTAACCACACTAAAGCTTAAACATTCAAAGTGAAAGCTGCTAACTGCTCAGTCTGAATACATCTAATGTTCACAGCACTGGTATTTCTCTGTTCACATTTCTGTAAACCAGGGTATGGAATGGAAGCTGCTCGCCTGGGACTGTTGCGTTATTAGGGGCACAGGTCTTAAGGAGCTGCAGaacttgaaaaggaaagatgctgtcagcctggctcccagccctgcatgTGCTGGGCTCTGTGCAGGGTCCAGTACAACTATCACCAGGCAGCTCTCTTGCCAGTAGAGACTGGGGAGTGTTGGTTTTGCGTATCGGGACTCCAGGATGAGGCTGCCATGCTTTTGGCAGCCTGGCTTCTGAGCCTAGTTCGACACCATCTCTCTGCTGGCAATACAGCTCTTTTGAGTTATGTGATCTTTTGTTAATAATTCACATCTAAAAGCTTGTGGCAACAGGATGAAGGATCCTTCCCTTAGGATTGAAAGAGTGAATTTAAGCCAGCCCTTCTGAGGGGAAGAAAGGTTAGTCCTGTTAAGGATGCTGCCAGAAAAACTTTAGGGTTGCTTTGGGAGAAACTTCACAGGTTCTTTGTGCCCTGGGCAGTTGGCACATTGAGAGCTGTACAATATGCTTAGCAGCTCAGGTGGGTGTAAATGGCAGTCCTCCATGGAAGGGAGTGCAGGAGATAGGGGGCTTTGAGGAGGGGCTCTTTGTCAGTGCTTAATTATCATCAGAACAGTTAGTGCCCACTGAGTGCTGACCAGTCTGTTTTCACAGGAGACACCCTCCTTGCGATTCGAGCCCCATCAGGCACGCGTTTGGAGGTTCCCATCCCTGAGGTGAGTGATAAATGTGTGGGCAGAGAGTAGGAGTGTGTGTGTTGGGGCAGGGGTTGTTGCTGGATTAACCAGGCTGGGAGTTGGCAGTCAGGGGGTTTGATGGAGTCAGAGGAACTGGCAATCCAAGGAAGGTTCCAGATATTAAATAACTGCCAGGAAGTTCTGTTGTTTGGAATTACGTGAGTAATTGCAGGAGCACCAGGGGAGAGGATAGTCCTGGGAGTCAGGGGAATTGTGTGTGGAACCATGCTGAACTGTCCGAACAGCATGTCTTGCCTCTGAGAAATTCCTGTTCTGTTTGAAAAGGGCATTTAATGTAtggttgtgttttgcttttgactTTTCTCAGGGCCTAAATGGGCAGAAGAAATATCAGATCCATCTGAAGAGCACAAGTGGTCCCATTGATGTTCTCTTAGTAAACAAAGATGCTTGGAGCTCTCCTCCTGTCGTACTACCTGTCCCTCCCCCAGAAGACCTCATTCAGTGCCAGGCAGTTGCACCCTCAAAACCGCAGATCCCACCACTCACCCACTTCCAGGAGGCATCCGttcccagcagcacccagccctctACACCGACACCTACCAGCACTCAGGACCATAGCCCTCCCATGCAGAAAGCTGCAAGCACAGGTGAGAGGGGGGTTACAGGAGGCAGAAATGGGATGGTGGCTGACAGAGTACATTCCTTggcctggctggggctggcactgCTGGTCATGCAGCATGGTCATGCAGCTTCTGGCAAAGGGGGCacctctgcctttgctgcagTGAGCTTCTTTTGTCTTGATTAGTGGGACTGGCtgtgttaataaaaataagacatttgGCTTGAGGGGGTAGTGCCAGCCTGTAGGAGCAGTGGTGGGGTAGAGACTGATCATGCAGATATGTTGATTAGCAGAAGTTTATAGAAGGGTCTTTTTGAGTCTCAAGTTCAactttcagtttgaaaaaagACTGTCAAAAATACTGGATTGGGTTGGTTGTGGCTTTGTCCAACCAAATTTTGAAAGCCTTCAGTGGTGGAGATGCGCAGCTTCCTTTGTGAGCTCtttcagggctgcagcaccctcTCAGCGAATTTGTTTTTACTGACGTCTGGATCCCTTGAGCTGCATCTTGTCTGTTGTGCATGTTACATCGTTTGGCACCACTGAGAAGTTCTTAATTTTTGTAACTGCCTTTCAGGTAGCTGCAAGCTGCTGTTAGATTGCCTTTAGACTTCTCTCTGCCTGACTGAACAAAGCCCAGCTCCTTCCACCCCTCCTTGTTGGCCATGTGCACTAGACCCCTGGCCAACTTGGTAGCCCTCAGCTGGATCTTCTCCACATCTTTCTTGAACTGGAGGATGGccaaagctggacacagtattccaagtGCAGACTCGGCCCCAAGCAGGAGGATAGTAACTTCCCTCAATGAGTTGGCCACACTTCTCCAGGTGTAGCTTACTACCTGGCTTGTGTTAATTGCTGTGAGAGCATGTTCTTGGCTTATGTGCAGCCTGACACCACCAAGACTGCTCTCCAGCAGAGTTGCAGCAGGGCCTGCGAGTTTTTACTGGATGAAAGCAAGAAGCCTTCTTCCTATGCAGCTCTCTGTGCTTGGCCAGCATTGCCAGTGAGGGTTGagtctctgctgcagctgcttgctttggTGCTGGTGGGAGATGACATtcctgtgtgtgtgtctggcTCTTTCCAGAATGCGGTGTCTCAGCAGCAGAGTCCAAGAGCAGCGTCAACTTTGACCCCCTCAGCAACACATCCGCACCGGCCAGCCAGCCGGTCGGGTTAGATACTCAGCCGCTACAGTCCTCTGCCTCGCTGGACAGCAGCTCTGTCCTACCCAGCCCCTCTACCTCCTTCGAGCCAATCAAGCCCGATCCCACAGGAAGTGAGTATGCACCCTCGTTTCATGTTTTGCTCCAAAAGCATGCCACTTGGAGCGAGGGAAAGGCTGCTGGCCCTGGAGGAAGGAGCTGAACTccattctgcctttgctgtcAGCCAGGCTCTGCAAGGGATGAGTAGGCATTTCCCTGCGAAGGTGCTGGGGAACCTGGTGAGAAGGTGACTGTGTCATGTCTAGTGTCCTGACGCTTTCTGTGACACCAGTACtagaaaatctgcattttcatgCATGACACTTGTCTCTGCTGTTATAGGTAAGATTATTCCCTTTCAGTCCCTTCTGCAGTATTAGGTCCAATTTTTGAGACTGCGTGAAGGTATAGAATTTCCAGCCATCACTGAGAGCACCTTTGTAACTCGTGGGGAATTTTCCTTTATTAGGAGAGCTCTtgtctctgttttcctcctttactTGGGAATACTTCATCTATCTTTAGTGATCTTGTGGTCTTAATGATCTCATGGTGTATATTTGAGGAGCTCCTTGGTGTGCTTGGTGAGGTGAAATGGgctttaaaaaaggaacatttcagcTTTATGCCAGGAAATGGCAGGCTGGCCCAAGGAGACAGAAGCATCCTCTGGATAAGACACACTGCTTTAATGTTTTGAAACCTGCCTTCACTGCAGAAACACTCTAGGTTAGGGAGTTATGGTTAGAAGAGGAAGTCTTGCTCAAATGTAGCTCACACAGTGCTTTTTTCATGCTTCTGCTGCTAGCATGTCTGAGAGAAGCGTGAACTGTCTGTCTTAGTCTTGGAGTAGTCTTGATTGTGGAATTAGGCCTTTGGTGTGTGTACAGCTTACCATAACTCATTGGGCCTGTTCTGACTCTCTAAAGGCATGCCCTCATCCTACACAAGATAAATCGAGGTGGTGTACAGAAACTGATGCTGTGTGAGGCTTACATACAGGCAATTACTCTAGAGCTGCTGACTGATAACATGTTCATGTCCTGGGGCTTCCACAGATCTATTTTGAAGCAGTTGAGCTTAAGTATTTTATTGCTTATCCTTTCAGCAGAACTATGTGACATGGGGTGTGGGAGCAGAATTTCTGGATGGCATGGGATGATTTGGGTGTGTAAGGAGTACAGTAGGTGATTATGCTGTAAAGCATTTCAGACTCTTCGTGTAACAATGCAAACCATTTGGTTTGTTGTATTTGCAGTACTGGAACTTCCCAAAGAGCTGTCAGAGATGTTTGATCCAACGAGAGGTATGTTCACTCCCTGACCATGGCTTCGTTCTGTGCCCATCTACCCACAGAAGTGGGACAGTTTGTTTTATTCACTCCCTTTTGGATTATTTTGGGGATGTGGTTTTGTAAGGTGCTTGTGGTTGGTGGT from Pelecanus crispus isolate bPelCri1 chromosome 8, bPelCri1.pri, whole genome shotgun sequence encodes the following:
- the E2F4 gene encoding transcription factor E2F4, which gives rise to MAECGPQPPGGGSGAAGAPSRHEKSLGLLTTKFVSLLQEAKDGVLDLKLAADTLAVRQKRRIYDITNVLEGIGLIEKKSKNSIQWKGVGPGCNTREIAHKLIELKADIEDLEQREQELEQQKMWVQQSIKNVTEDVQNKTLAYVTHEDICKCFTGDTLLAIRAPSGTRLEVPIPEGLNGQKKYQIHLKSTSGPIDVLLVNKDAWSSPPVVLPVPPPEDLIQCQAVAPSKPQIPPLTHFQEASVPSSTQPSTPTPTSTQDHSPPMQKAASTECGVSAAESKSSVNFDPLSNTSAPASQPVGLDTQPLQSSASLDSSSVLPSPSTSFEPIKPDPTGILELPKELSEMFDPTRECMNSELLEELMSSEVFAPLLRLSPPPGDHDYIYNLDESEGVCDLFDVPVLNL